The sequence below is a genomic window from bacterium.
GAGCTCGACCCCTCGGACGCGACGCAGTCCTTCAGCGAGACGATCTACGACGGCCTCGGACGGCCGGTCGAGCAGCGCAAGGCCCTTCCGGACGGGAGCCTCGCCGTCCAACTTACCCGCCACGACCAGATGGGGCGCGTGGTGTTCGTCTCGGAGTGGATGGAGCAAGCGCAGTACGGCAACGCCGCCAGAGTGCCGTCATGGCATGCGCCGGACCGGGACGGGGACGGGACGGCCGACTACGTGATCGACGACATACCCGCGGACGGCAGCGGGCGGCCCTTGGGCACAGTGACGTTCTACGGGACACCGTCGGCGGACGCCCCCGACGATCCGCTGCAGGCCAGCGCCGACGCGATGGGGCGTCCGACCGAGGTCCGCGCCGTCGACGGGAAGCGGACGACCACCCGCTACTGCGGCCCGCACAAGGAAGTGACGACGTCGGTGGCGACGGCCCCGGGGTCCGAGAGCGACGTGAGCGCCCGGTACTACTACGACGGGCTCGGCCGGCTCGCCTTGGTGGACGTCGCGCCGTTCGGCGGTTCGGGCGTCTCCCCGATCGCGGCGGACGCGAGCTACCGCTACGACGTCTTCGGGAAGATCCGGAAGGCGACGCTCGCGGGAAACCTGCCGAGCGCGCCGTTCTGGGCATGGCGCGACGGAACGGACCCCGCCGGGCAGGTGCGCCGCTTCGAGTACGACGGCCTCGGGCGTCTTCGACGGGAGCAGCTTCCGGAGGAGAGCGGGACGGCGGTTCCGCAGCAGACGTCGCCGCCCGTCCGAACCTGCACCGTCTCGGGCGGGGGCAACGGTCCGATCGGCACGAATCCCGTCGATCCCGACGATCCGGACTCCGGCGGCGACGGCACGACGCGGACACCGCCGCAGGTGACGTGCACGGAAACGCCGGGCGCGCCGCTGCCCGACCAGTGGACGGAGATCGACCGGCAGTACCTGGCGTACGACGCGTGGGGCAACCTGCTGGCGTGGCAGGACGCGCTGGGCCAGAAACGCGGGTACTTCTTCCAGAACGACTATGACGTCGCCGGCCGCATCACGGCCGCGTGGCGCACGATCGGAGTTCCGGGTTCGCCGTCCGCCGCCGTCGAGCGGATCGCCTCGGCGACGCCCGACTTCGGCACGATCTCCGCGTCCTCGCAATTCGTCGTGTCGGGCACGGGAACGATGCCGAGCCTTTGGAAGCCCGCGGCTCTCGGACAAGGCAACTGCCCCGCCGCGCCGCCGACCGGCGGGACGTCGGCGTTCTCCACGGGCCTCTGCGCCTACTCCTCCGTCAAGGGGACCGCGGACGCGGTGCGCTTCGCCGCGACGGGCGCGACGCGCGACGACGTGCTGAAGTTCCTCCACTGGCGCGACGTGCGGGCCGGAAGCGGGAGCCACGACCAGTTCTCCGTGTGGGTGACGCTCCAGACGGCCGGCGCCGACGTCGCCAGCCCGCGCGTCCTCTTCACGTCCTCGGACGCGCAGCCGTCGTTCAAGGCCTGGATCGCCGCGCCGCCGATCCGTCCGGGCGACGTCTTCACGGCGGACGAGTGGCCCGAGGGCGCGACGCGGGACATCTACGTCTACTTCGTCTTCAAGAAAGGGGACACGTCGGCGACGAGCGGAAAGGGCGTCGTCGTGACGAACGTCTCCCTCGGGCGGCCGTCGAGCGAGCTCTTGGCGTCGTACGGCTACGACGAGGACCACTGCGCGACGGGCGCCGCCGCGGCGGCGTGCGCCGACGCGACGGGGAGGGCGAACGCCCCGCTGGGCCGGCAGACGACGGTCCGCTCGTACGAGGCGGGGACCGCCACGTCGGTGCGGCGCCTGGTCTACCGCGGGCTCGGCGGACGCCCCTCGGCGAGCCAGGAGTGGCTCAACTGGAGCGGCGTCCCCGCGGCCGAGTCGGCGTGGCCCTCGTGGGCCTCGGCGACGTCGTACGCGACGAGCGGCGCGCCGAACGGCTGGACGGCGCCGCACGCCGCCGGGACGTCGGGGAACGTCTTCGCGGTGGACCTGGCCCGCGACTACGCGCTGCGGGTGCGGGACGCGTCGTCGGGGACGACGTACGCCGAGGCGCGGGCGTCGGGGACGGCGTCGTCGCCGTACGACGCGGCGGGCCTGCCGCGGGCGATCGCCTTCGGGAACGGCGTGCTGCAGACGATCGCGCGGGACGCGCGGCACCGGCCGAGCGGGATCGTCGTGCAGGGACCGGCGGGGAGCGTGCTCTGGGACACGGGGACGTACGCCTACGACGGCGCGGGGATGATCGAGGCGATCGGGACGCAGCGCTACGCGTACGACGCGGCGGGGCGGCTCGTCTACGCCGAGGCGGTCCCGCAGGCGGCCGGCGGGAACGCGGCGGACGTGGAGACGTTCGGGTACGACCTCTTCGGCAACCTGAAGTCGCGGGCCGTGCAGGCGGCGGCGGGGCGGACCGCGCCGGCGGCGGAGTCGGCTTCGCTGGACTTCGACGCGTCGTCGTCCGCGGACGGCTCGACGAACAGGAACCAGGTCGTGCGGCGGGCGGTGCTCGACAACGCGGGCGCGCCGCTCAAGGACGCGAACGGGCAGCCGGTCTACGCCAAGGACTTCTCCTACGACGCGAACGGCAACGCGACGCGGTTCCCGGGCCTGCTCGCGACGCCGGCCGGCGGCTTCTGGGACCCGCAGAACCGGATGACGGTCTTCGTGCAGGGGGACCCGCAGGCGGCGAAGGCGACGCCGGCGGAGCAGTACCGCTACGACGCGGCGGGGACGCGCTGGCTCCGGCTCGACAAGAGCGGGCTGCCGCGGCTGACGCTGCGCGACGGCGCGGGGCAGGCGCTGGCCGAGTACACGGTGAGCCCCGCCTCCGGCGGCGGCGGGACGATCGCGGCGGCGAAGGAGTACGTGCCCGGCTTCGGGGGCGTCGTCGCCGAGCGGACGTGGACCACGTCGATGGGGACGCTGCCGAAGGTCACGTTCCACCAGCGCGACCACCTCGGCAGCCTGCGCCTCGTCACCGACGCGACGGGCGCGGTCGTCGAGGCGCACGACTACTACCCGTTCGGCGGCGAGATGGGGCCCGTCGCCTCCTCGAGCCGGAAGAAGTTCACGGGGCACGAGCGGGACGAGGAGACCGGGCTCGACTACATGCTCGCGCGGTACTATCCGGCATCGATGGGGAGGTTCCTGAGCGTCGATCCGGGGTTCGACGTCCAGCCGGAAGATCCTCAGAGCTGGAACCTGTACGGGTACGTCAGGAACAACCCGATCAACGCAACGGATCCAACCGGGGAATGGGAATGGCTGGATAGGCTGATCAGGAAGTTCATCGATCGGAAGGCACCCTCGAGACAGGTCAGTGAACAAGAACACAAGGAGCGTCAAGAACTGCTGGAAGGCGCCGGGATCGGGGGCAAGGAGGCTCAAGACCTCGACGGCAAGATCGGCGGCGTCGGTGACGGTGAAAAGGTGCAAGAAGGGGTAAAAACCGGCCTTGAAAAAGTCGGCGGTGCCTTGGCTGAGGAAGGACTGACTTCGGCGGCTACACTCGGTGCTGGGGCGCTGATCAAGGGACTCCCAGCTACCGAGAAGATCGGAAACCTAATTCGCGGCTCCCTCAAGCGCGCGAAGGGGTTCGACGGGCGGCTCGCCGAAATGACGGTCGAAGAAGTCGCTCAGCTCGCAAAGAGCGGAACCGCTGCCGAGCAGCGCGCCGCGAAGAATATGTTGAAGTTGGCCTCTGACGCCCCGCGTTTGCTTGAGAAAACAAGCGGAAAGCCCCGGTGAGCCATGCGTACGCTGAGCGAGATTCTCAATGATCGCAACGCGATCTGTCGGCTGGCAGATGTTCAGAGATTATCGGCAGATCGGGATTTCGATGATGCCGCCAGGGCTGCCATCGCGCTGCTCGACGAACAGCCATCCTTTGCACCTGCTCTGGTATCCGTCGC
It includes:
- a CDS encoding RHS repeat-associated core domain-containing protein, translating into MALFGGVLNLSYPATAELPVEHGWRFGLTLAENSNGGFQTVVHSPSSAPTKRSVGIETVLQGRSWVGFGWKLQVGRIFDANTWDPGHCSIFANPDTCMQDECDLNFPQSYATESRRLYEDEHGTQIELGPLVDDRELRYETSIDGAGKTRLTLTKGNGTRYEFEEIVAADRQQGGHALWGGYIFNESRAGYYVTRIADVYGNAITVDYYGGDNPRYPEAIRRIEYAPDGAARWAITTTLWQAGDCGAGRPDCPSDSIVGMLRTLTYTGPGGLPVSRDFFYETVTSNAARNGGPVPVLARMVLPPDERGVRPEYRFKYGRGGEATAMKSDPVSYPIAVKRIDYPTGGATLYKYGLWIGRSVPNCIPISFFTGGGGFGTYGDGRGDVLHNRILVDGCDISLAAKPTGILWNECSATRDPSTGETTQSCTTHQCAVGDSACNAANQVMSACADDDMACDPYESLPATASTNPLDEWEPPAPNPNPCAVLSTCDEHVNGWRLGYNGGVVSRTVFPAGTGSGAEVDWAMPHATTRWNRAFYLTGIDSPTSSTGVRTTNEFEMINPDGSREVSQFSGSPDGSMGDEGLVASTNYYDAAGNLIRRKEFQYDGEGGVRPSGKSELKNPLVKETTTFFLDDKEGADCLASSTSSTRQDAPFIRETNSERTQVGAAPGDRWRKTVVDGSYVERAPDGTAGSSIEYTHYEDLDAGTSRGAANVFGAYDYHFSEYGGRRAARCYSFDGKGAMTSETGVVALAAAGGATTCSSVGSAAGDLLTTADYDSKGNLANYVFGGGDVLPGATAHSYTVNYSWRNGVAVSMGISGQNYLLKNQQADEAGFVSSALDPNGLESRYTYDALGRVKSIEPPTGEQTTQIAYPDFTKMLASRANSAKRELDPSDATQSFSETIYDGLGRPVEQRKALPDGSLAVQLTRHDQMGRVVFVSEWMEQAQYGNAARVPSWHAPDRDGDGTADYVIDDIPADGSGRPLGTVTFYGTPSADAPDDPLQASADAMGRPTEVRAVDGKRTTTRYCGPHKEVTTSVATAPGSESDVSARYYYDGLGRLALVDVAPFGGSGVSPIAADASYRYDVFGKIRKATLAGNLPSAPFWAWRDGTDPAGQVRRFEYDGLGRLRREQLPEESGTAVPQQTSPPVRTCTVSGGGNGPIGTNPVDPDDPDSGGDGTTRTPPQVTCTETPGAPLPDQWTEIDRQYLAYDAWGNLLAWQDALGQKRGYFFQNDYDVAGRITAAWRTIGVPGSPSAAVERIASATPDFGTISASSQFVVSGTGTMPSLWKPAALGQGNCPAAPPTGGTSAFSTGLCAYSSVKGTADAVRFAATGATRDDVLKFLHWRDVRAGSGSHDQFSVWVTLQTAGADVASPRVLFTSSDAQPSFKAWIAAPPIRPGDVFTADEWPEGATRDIYVYFVFKKGDTSATSGKGVVVTNVSLGRPSSELLASYGYDEDHCATGAAAAACADATGRANAPLGRQTTVRSYEAGTATSVRRLVYRGLGGRPSASQEWLNWSGVPAAESAWPSWASATSYATSGAPNGWTAPHAAGTSGNVFAVDLARDYALRVRDASSGTTYAEARASGTASSPYDAAGLPRAIAFGNGVLQTIARDARHRPSGIVVQGPAGSVLWDTGTYAYDGAGMIEAIGTQRYAYDAAGRLVYAEAVPQAAGGNAADVETFGYDLFGNLKSRAVQAAAGRTAPAAESASLDFDASSSADGSTNRNQVVRRAVLDNAGAPLKDANGQPVYAKDFSYDANGNATRFPGLLATPAGGFWDPQNRMTVFVQGDPQAAKATPAEQYRYDAAGTRWLRLDKSGLPRLTLRDGAGQALAEYTVSPASGGGGTIAAAKEYVPGFGGVVAERTWTTSMGTLPKVTFHQRDHLGSLRLVTDATGAVVEAHDYYPFGGEMGPVASSSRKKFTGHERDEETGLDYMLARYYPASMGRFLSVDPGFDVQPEDPQSWNLYGYVRNNPINATDPTGEWEWLDRLIRKFIDRKAPSRQVSEQEHKERQELLEGAGIGGKEAQDLDGKIGGVGDGEKVQEGVKTGLEKVGGALAEEGLTSAATLGAGALIKGLPATEKIGNLIRGSLKRAKGFDGRLAEMTVEEVAQLAKSGTAAEQRAAKNMLKLASDAPRLLEKTSGKPR